A window of the Tenebrio molitor chromosome 1, icTenMoli1.1, whole genome shotgun sequence genome harbors these coding sequences:
- the ena gene encoding protein enabled isoform X2 has product MSIAEMSSSQEVRRSEQSIASARASVMIYDDVNKKWIPSGTSSGLSKVHIYQHTVQQTFRVVGRKLQDHEVVINCAILKGLKYNQATATFHQWRDNKQVYGLNFSSKEDADLFARAMFHSLEVLSNIVRQPAPQYAPPIAPQPPQQQQQQLPQQQYDEDMGYRTMTREDVAMIQERRISNSLMSPQQTSPMTPQNNVPAAPAMPMNAAPAPSPISPPSAPSGHQRTVSAPPAPPPPPAGPPMPPAGGQAPPPPPPPPMNMSRSQSSDGGEVNSLAAQLQNARLKRNSKNTPPPTENSGSSTSSGGSSNYGTLGRGGGGSMASMMDEMAKTLARRRAAVEKKNPDKDEEEKKAMWEKTNTLPSNTSKFSESPKSIRKRFGSASEETILKVNGLSEVSGLSLGPTELESLKNEIVKEVKKEISKMKQDIIDAIKSELNRR; this is encoded by the exons TGAACAATCGATAGCTAGCGCGAGAGCTAGTGTTATGATCTACGATGATGTCAATAAGAAATGGATACCTTCGGGAACATCATCGGGACTATCGAAAGTTCACATTTATCAGCATACTGTACAGCAAACTTTTCGAGTTGTCGGAAGAAAACTGCAGGATCATGAA GTCGTCATCAATTGTGCCATTTTAAAAGGACTGAAATACAATCAAGCAACGGCTACGTTTCATCAGTGGCGAGACAATAAACAAGTTTACGGGTTaaattttagctcaaaagaagatGCCGATCTCTTCGCCAGGGCAATGTTCCACTCGTTAGAA GTACTTAGTAATATAGTTCGACAACCAGCCCCCCAGTATGCACCGCCGATAGCTCCTCAACCGccacaacaacaacaacaacaacttCCACAACAACAGTACGACGAAGATATGGGATATCGTACCATGACCAGAGAAGACGTTGCCATGATCCAAGAAAGGCGGATATCGAATTCGTTAATGTCGCCACAGCAAACGTCACCCATGACCCCGCAAAACAACGTGCCTGCAGCGCCGGCAATGCCTATGAACGCCGCCCCCGCTCCCAGTCCAATATCGCCTCCATCAGCACCAAGTGGTCACCAAAGAACCGTAAGTGCTCCACCCGCACCTCCACCGCCACCAGCCGGACCACCAATGCCACCGGCAGGAGGGCAGGCACCTCCTCCACCGCCCCCTCCGCCGATGAACATGTCCAGGTCTCAGAGCAGCGACGGCGGCGAGGTTAATTCGTTAGCGGCACAATTGCAAAATGCaagattaaaacgaaatagcAAG AATACTCCACCACCAACAGAAAATAGTGGATCGTCCACTAGTAGCGGCGGTAGCAGTAATTATGGAACACTCGGTAGAGGAGGAGGAGGAAGTATGGCGTCGATGATGGATGAGATGGCAAAGACTTTGGCCCGAAGAAGAGCAGCT gtggaaaagaaaaatccgGATAAAGatgaagaagaaaagaaagcAATGTGGGAGAAAACAAACACGTTACCAAGTAACACTTCCAAATTTTCAGAATCACCTAAAAGTATTCGCAAGAGGTTTGGCTCGGCCTCCGAGGaaacaattttgaaagtaAACGGCCTATCAGAAGTTTCGGGGCTGTCACTTGGACCAACTGAATTAGAGAGCCTCAAAAACGAAATAGTAAAAgaagtaaaaaaagaaatatccAAAATGAAACAAGATATTATAGATG CAATCAAATCAGAACTGAACCGAAGGTAA
- the LOC138141433 gene encoding zinc finger MYM-type protein 1-like — MIGGRRCQSPNVHRLRGIVVNEILTCVGSFYTFNLENMKVSDLKKLNFTVLSIETKIELKNSGRPVPDLNLVQEQKQYKNKGAFTRRFDKSVYKKTPWICGCEETNAFFCFVCLLFGGDDKWTEEGVCDLKHLVTKSNSHEGSKKHKDNFMSFQLLGRTNIATCLSTVDAEEQEIKKHNEKVTKNRDILAKLIDILRLCSKCNLSLRGHNEKEDSKNRGVFLEIVNYTRKFDAAFNSHMQEPHVFQGTSKTTQNELLQCMLDVCRQHIMDEIRKSSFLSLMVDDTTDVSAQAQTVLVFRYELNGKVHERFWGFAYPESQNAEGLSQCILQQLDPIIGDSPEKLIAQTYDGAAVRRGCEGGVNIKITEKYKNAHFIYCYAHQLNKLLENAVSNIPSVRIFFANLNGIAAFFSDSPDRRAALQQVCDKRVPRPSQTRWKFQSQIVETVFDYKDEILECLENMEMGIPKRYNTETVALSSGFANWFEDSTFLFWLRFFSKIMPYVDILFNQLQVIPADALKIQVAIDTFEKAITNIRNDLPSGSDNSQKTLKIEIDEERPEKRRRLNNEDLNVSAKEVCDTIVFQIRDRFACKEHLYGAKLFQRECFKGYKKKLPLKDIEQFCQVFTMIDKNALKVELGVFYSRPELTKEMTGCLKTLNFINSFGLDITFPEITKVLKILVTIPYTTSEAERCFSTLKIIKSYLRNIISEDRLTALAMICIEYSMIEAIPNFNEKVIEKFVADDKVRRLEFSFKQ; from the coding sequence ATGATCGGTGGGAGGAGATGTCAGAGCCCCAACGTTCACAGGCTTCGAGGCATCGTTGTAAACGAGATTTTAACGTGTGTCGGCAGTTTTTACACTTTTAACCTTGAAAACATGAAAGttagtgatttaaaaaaactcaattttaCTGTATTATCCATAGAAacgaaaattgaattaaaaaatagcgGTCGACCAGTGCCGGATTTAAATCTTGTTCAAGAACAGAAACAGTACAAAAACAAAGGTGCATTTACCCGCCGGTTTGATAAgagtgtttataaaaaaacgcCGTGGATATGTGGTTGTGAAGAAACAAATGCCTTTTTCTGTTTTGTGTGCCTGCTGTTTGGTGGAGACGATAAGTGGACTGAAGAAGGTGTTTGTGATTTAAAACATCTTGTTACAAAAAGTAACAGTCATGAAGGTTCCAAAAAACATAAGGACAATTTTATGAGTTTCCAGTTATTAGGAAGAACAAATATTGCAACCTGTTTAAGCACTGTTGATGCTGAAGAGCAAGAGATTAAAAAGCACAACGAGAAGGTTACGAAAAATAGAGATATTCTTGCAAAACTTATAGATATTTTACGTTTGTGTAGTAAGTGCAATTTATCACTGCGTGGCCACAATGAAAAAGAGGACTCTAAAAACAGAGGCGTATTTCTAGAGATCGTAAATTATACAAGAAAATTTGATGCGGCTTTTAACAGCCACATGCAAGAACCTCATGTGTTCCAAGGAACCTCTAAGACTACACAAAACGAACTTCTGCAGTGTATGCTGGATGTATGTCGACAACATATCATGGATGAAATACGAAAATCATCTTTTTTGTCCCTCATGGTAGATGATACAACTGACGTCTCGGCTCAGGCACAAACAGTTTTGGTGTTTCGCTATGAACTAAACGGTAAAGTTCACGAACGTTTTTGGGGATTCGCGTATCCGGAAAGCCAAAACGCAGAAGGTTTGTCGCAATGTATTTTACAACAGCTTGACCCGATCATAGGAGATTCTCCAGAAAAACTGATTGCCCAAACTTACGACGGAGCCGCTGTTAGGCGTGGATGTGAAGGGGGcgttaacattaaaattacagaaaagtacaaaaatgcacattttatttattgttatgcGCATCAACTTAACAAATTGTTAGAAAACGCAGTATCTAATATACCTAGCgtgagaattttttttgcaaacttAAATGGTATCGCAGCATTTTTCTCCGATTCTCCAGATAGAAGAGCAGCTTTACAGCAAGTGTGTGATAAGAGAGTACCCAGACCATCCCAAACGAGATGGAAATTCCAATCCCAGATTGTGGAAACAGTTTTTGACTATAAAGATGAAATATTAGAATGTTTAGAAAACATGGAAATGGGCATTCCGAAAAGGTATAATACGGAAACAGTTGCATTGAGTTCAGGATTTGCTAACTGGTTTGAGGACAGtacttttttgttttggttaaggtttttctctaaaataatgccttatgttgatattttattCAACCAGTTGCAAGTAATTCCAGCTGATGCATTGAAAATTCAAGTTGCCATAGATACCTTCGAAAAAGCAATTACAAACATTCGAAATGATCTACCATCAGGATCGGACAATTCCCAAAAAacgttaaaaattgaaattgacgAAGAAAGACCTGAAAAACGACGAAGATtaaataatgaagatttaaaCGTATCTGCAAAAGAAGTCTGTGATACCATTGTATTTCAAATAAGAGACCGTTTTGCTTGCAAAGAACATTTATATGgagcaaaattatttcaacgaGAATGTTTTAAgggatataaaaaaaaacttccatTAAAAGACATTGAACAATTTTGCCAAGTTTTTACCATGATCGacaaaaacgctttaaaagtGGAGCTAGGTGTGTTCTACTCAAGACCAGAACTAACAAAAGAAATGACTGGATGTCTGAAAACCTTAAATTTCATAAACTCTTTTGGTTTAGACATTACATTTCCTGAAATTACAAAAGTGCTAAAAATTTTAGTTACAATTCCCTATACCACGTCTGAAGCGGAAAGGTGTTTCTCAACATTGAAGATCATTAAGTCTTATTTGAGAAACATAATATCTGAGGATCGACTTACAGCATTGGCAATGATATGCATAGAATATTCAATGATCGAAGCAATACCAAATTTCAATGAGAAAGTCATAGAGAAATTTGTTGCAGATGATAAAGTTAGGAGACTGGAATTTTCGTTCAAGCAATAA
- the ena gene encoding protein enabled isoform X1 has translation MDFDADNFCKEIEEEFNVNLRRSVRESWQDYWDCEQSIASARASVMIYDDVNKKWIPSGTSSGLSKVHIYQHTVQQTFRVVGRKLQDHEVVINCAILKGLKYNQATATFHQWRDNKQVYGLNFSSKEDADLFARAMFHSLEVLSNIVRQPAPQYAPPIAPQPPQQQQQQLPQQQYDEDMGYRTMTREDVAMIQERRISNSLMSPQQTSPMTPQNNVPAAPAMPMNAAPAPSPISPPSAPSGHQRTVSAPPAPPPPPAGPPMPPAGGQAPPPPPPPPMNMSRSQSSDGGEVNSLAAQLQNARLKRNSKNTPPPTENSGSSTSSGGSSNYGTLGRGGGGSMASMMDEMAKTLARRRAAVEKKNPDKDEEEKKAMWEKTNTLPSNTSKFSESPKSIRKRFGSASEETILKVNGLSEVSGLSLGPTELESLKNEIVKEVKKEISKMKQDIIDAIKSELNRR, from the exons TGAACAATCGATAGCTAGCGCGAGAGCTAGTGTTATGATCTACGATGATGTCAATAAGAAATGGATACCTTCGGGAACATCATCGGGACTATCGAAAGTTCACATTTATCAGCATACTGTACAGCAAACTTTTCGAGTTGTCGGAAGAAAACTGCAGGATCATGAA GTCGTCATCAATTGTGCCATTTTAAAAGGACTGAAATACAATCAAGCAACGGCTACGTTTCATCAGTGGCGAGACAATAAACAAGTTTACGGGTTaaattttagctcaaaagaagatGCCGATCTCTTCGCCAGGGCAATGTTCCACTCGTTAGAA GTACTTAGTAATATAGTTCGACAACCAGCCCCCCAGTATGCACCGCCGATAGCTCCTCAACCGccacaacaacaacaacaacaacttCCACAACAACAGTACGACGAAGATATGGGATATCGTACCATGACCAGAGAAGACGTTGCCATGATCCAAGAAAGGCGGATATCGAATTCGTTAATGTCGCCACAGCAAACGTCACCCATGACCCCGCAAAACAACGTGCCTGCAGCGCCGGCAATGCCTATGAACGCCGCCCCCGCTCCCAGTCCAATATCGCCTCCATCAGCACCAAGTGGTCACCAAAGAACCGTAAGTGCTCCACCCGCACCTCCACCGCCACCAGCCGGACCACCAATGCCACCGGCAGGAGGGCAGGCACCTCCTCCACCGCCCCCTCCGCCGATGAACATGTCCAGGTCTCAGAGCAGCGACGGCGGCGAGGTTAATTCGTTAGCGGCACAATTGCAAAATGCaagattaaaacgaaatagcAAG AATACTCCACCACCAACAGAAAATAGTGGATCGTCCACTAGTAGCGGCGGTAGCAGTAATTATGGAACACTCGGTAGAGGAGGAGGAGGAAGTATGGCGTCGATGATGGATGAGATGGCAAAGACTTTGGCCCGAAGAAGAGCAGCT gtggaaaagaaaaatccgGATAAAGatgaagaagaaaagaaagcAATGTGGGAGAAAACAAACACGTTACCAAGTAACACTTCCAAATTTTCAGAATCACCTAAAAGTATTCGCAAGAGGTTTGGCTCGGCCTCCGAGGaaacaattttgaaagtaAACGGCCTATCAGAAGTTTCGGGGCTGTCACTTGGACCAACTGAATTAGAGAGCCTCAAAAACGAAATAGTAAAAgaagtaaaaaaagaaatatccAAAATGAAACAAGATATTATAGATG CAATCAAATCAGAACTGAACCGAAGGTAA
- the ena gene encoding protein enabled isoform X3, with the protein MSEQSIASARASVMIYDDVNKKWIPSGTSSGLSKVHIYQHTVQQTFRVVGRKLQDHEVVINCAILKGLKYNQATATFHQWRDNKQVYGLNFSSKEDADLFARAMFHSLEVLSNIVRQPAPQYAPPIAPQPPQQQQQQLPQQQYDEDMGYRTMTREDVAMIQERRISNSLMSPQQTSPMTPQNNVPAAPAMPMNAAPAPSPISPPSAPSGHQRTVSAPPAPPPPPAGPPMPPAGGQAPPPPPPPPMNMSRSQSSDGGEVNSLAAQLQNARLKRNSKNTPPPTENSGSSTSSGGSSNYGTLGRGGGGSMASMMDEMAKTLARRRAAVEKKNPDKDEEEKKAMWEKTNTLPSNTSKFSESPKSIRKRFGSASEETILKVNGLSEVSGLSLGPTELESLKNEIVKEVKKEISKMKQDIIDAIKSELNRR; encoded by the exons TGAACAATCGATAGCTAGCGCGAGAGCTAGTGTTATGATCTACGATGATGTCAATAAGAAATGGATACCTTCGGGAACATCATCGGGACTATCGAAAGTTCACATTTATCAGCATACTGTACAGCAAACTTTTCGAGTTGTCGGAAGAAAACTGCAGGATCATGAA GTCGTCATCAATTGTGCCATTTTAAAAGGACTGAAATACAATCAAGCAACGGCTACGTTTCATCAGTGGCGAGACAATAAACAAGTTTACGGGTTaaattttagctcaaaagaagatGCCGATCTCTTCGCCAGGGCAATGTTCCACTCGTTAGAA GTACTTAGTAATATAGTTCGACAACCAGCCCCCCAGTATGCACCGCCGATAGCTCCTCAACCGccacaacaacaacaacaacaacttCCACAACAACAGTACGACGAAGATATGGGATATCGTACCATGACCAGAGAAGACGTTGCCATGATCCAAGAAAGGCGGATATCGAATTCGTTAATGTCGCCACAGCAAACGTCACCCATGACCCCGCAAAACAACGTGCCTGCAGCGCCGGCAATGCCTATGAACGCCGCCCCCGCTCCCAGTCCAATATCGCCTCCATCAGCACCAAGTGGTCACCAAAGAACCGTAAGTGCTCCACCCGCACCTCCACCGCCACCAGCCGGACCACCAATGCCACCGGCAGGAGGGCAGGCACCTCCTCCACCGCCCCCTCCGCCGATGAACATGTCCAGGTCTCAGAGCAGCGACGGCGGCGAGGTTAATTCGTTAGCGGCACAATTGCAAAATGCaagattaaaacgaaatagcAAG AATACTCCACCACCAACAGAAAATAGTGGATCGTCCACTAGTAGCGGCGGTAGCAGTAATTATGGAACACTCGGTAGAGGAGGAGGAGGAAGTATGGCGTCGATGATGGATGAGATGGCAAAGACTTTGGCCCGAAGAAGAGCAGCT gtggaaaagaaaaatccgGATAAAGatgaagaagaaaagaaagcAATGTGGGAGAAAACAAACACGTTACCAAGTAACACTTCCAAATTTTCAGAATCACCTAAAAGTATTCGCAAGAGGTTTGGCTCGGCCTCCGAGGaaacaattttgaaagtaAACGGCCTATCAGAAGTTTCGGGGCTGTCACTTGGACCAACTGAATTAGAGAGCCTCAAAAACGAAATAGTAAAAgaagtaaaaaaagaaatatccAAAATGAAACAAGATATTATAGATG CAATCAAATCAGAACTGAACCGAAGGTAA